Part of the Scyliorhinus torazame isolate Kashiwa2021f chromosome 8, sScyTor2.1, whole genome shotgun sequence genome, TTTGCACGGGAGAGGGCACATAAATGGGGTGAATGCCTATTCCCACGATACCAAGGGCAGGCACCGAACCCTCAGCCCGCCCGCCATATTTAAGTGAATAATTAGGTGTTATTCAGCTAGTTATGAAGCTGTTTGACCCTAATAATTCACTGCCCAATCATAAAATGTTTGCCCTGCACAAGGTGGGGGGCGGGAAGCCTGTTTTTAACCGTTAATGTTTAAAGGATACGATGGAAAGGGGGTTCTCACTTTGGGGGGCATGCCTTGGCTGATTGCGGGCTGCCCCCTCTTAGGTCAAAACCCCATTCCTTCTGACGCACTCCCTCTCTTTAATGCAAAACCTGCACCGTTACCTAACTACCCAAACCCTCCCGACCCAAGAGCCCAGATTTATCTGTTCCGGGGATCAATGGGGCATGATCTTCTTTTTCTTCTGCAGCCTCAGCAGAGGCCACTGACGCCTTCCGGCACAGCCGCGGCTGATGGAGCTGCTGGCCAGTCAGACTGGTCGACAACTCCAGAGGGTGAGacttccgcctcattgcatggtagAAGTCCCACTCGGCCTTTGTAAGTCTGCCCTGCAGCGCTTTATGATTGCGGGATGGATCAATGTGAACCATGTGGGCTCCACACTAATGTGGTTTCTGTCATCTGTCCCCCTCCTTCCCACTGCACCACCCCTCTCCACATGTTATTCCCCCCAGTATCTTTGTAGGAAATGTATACTTTATACCACAAAACAGAATACCCCCCTTTATCCAAAAAAACACCGCACAGTTATACATTACACCATTCTTACACTGAAATTCAATTCTCCCAACATCAGTCCAAGTGATTCTTCTGAAGGTTTAGTTCTGTTCCTTTCCTTTGTCAACCTGGTAACTTTTAAGAACTGTGCTTCCTGGTGAGAGCATTACTGAAGATCCTTCTGCTAGTGCAAGCTAAGCAAATCTTCTAGCttaattttaaatatatatttttttattaagcTTTTGTCATTTTATATAAAAATACAAACAACAGTAAACTAAAATGAATAAATCTAATCTACGCAACACCTCCTCTCGAAACCTTTTAAAAATCCTTTCAAAAAATCCAATCAACTGAGCTTCCAGTCACCTTCCCTGACTCTGGTGCTCTTTCTTTTTATGGCAATTTTTTCTTCTCCTCCTCTCACAAATAGCAAGAAGGCAATTTGTATGTTGACTTTAATTTAGTGAACAGAATGACACTGTTGGATTACAAGAGCAGTAAGAGTACAGGTAACAAATAGTCCACCGAAGCATCAATGTCTCAAAAAAATGgcttagtcactgattaaatatgttGACTAATTACTCAGAGGATGTAGATATTTGGATTGTGAAACTACTATCGTGGAATATATCTCTAAAGAGGAATGCACTAAAGAAGAGAGAGaaggattatgggcgggattctctggtcccccagttgCCTGTTTCTCAGCCACGCGCCGTTCGCTGGTCACGGGATTCTATCTTCTcgctgcttatcaatgggattttctTGTGACCTCtccaccgggaaacctgcgggcgggtgTGCACTGCCGATGGGAAAAGTGAATtccaatgactggagaattctggcctatgtTGTTTTTTTCAcctctattttttaaaaatacatttagagtacccaattcattttttctaattaaggggcaatttagagtggccaattcgcctacccggcacatctttgggttgtaagggcaaaacccacgcaaacacagggaaaatgtgcagactccacacggacagtgacccagagccgggatcgaacctgggacctcggcaccgtgaggcagcagtgctagccattgtaccaccctgctgccctttttCCCCTGTATTTTGATAAACATTATTGCATTGAAGTTCACAAAGCCTATAGACCAGTTTCACGCATGCTAGGGATTTGCTTCCATTGTGATTTAACATGCCTTACTTGGCATCgcaagccagctgtccagccaactgagctaaaccagcctgctTTAGAGCACAGTGGTTACATTTTGCGACCTCACACACACCTACTTGGTCCATCTGAACACAATTAAAATTGAAATAATTTGGGAAGTGTGGCTGTGAAAGTTTTGAGTGATTACGGGTCTGGGCTTACACCGGTGATGGCCTTTGTTACCACAACCATATAGTCTGTTAACATTAGCACATGAAATGTGGCAAGTTCTGAGGAAGTGACCAGTAATATAACCCAGGAGGAGTTAGCACCTTCAAACAAACAGAGGGCTAAAGATTAGAAGATATGAAAAAAAACACAGTATATTATCACAAACAATTGTAGAATAAAAAAGTATATTTATATTTATCCACCGAAGAAGTATCCATGGTTTCTTAAGTTAGCAAAAATAGTACAAATTTGTCATAAAATCTAAAAAGTGTGAAAATAACTTTTGAAGACATTTATTTACTGCTCTTTACTATTTTTCATCTACAGGGTGAATGCTCACGGAAGTGCTACAACATTTTCATAGTGGAAACtgtttgtgttggttggttttctcTAGAGTTTGTGTTGCGTTTCATACAGGCTCGCAGCAAATTTGTTTTCCTGAGGACCCCACTAAATATCATTGACATTATCGCCATCTTACCCTATTACATTACCCTTCTGGTCGACACCACATCAGTGGAAAATGGAAAACCTGGAGGAGGAAGCAGTTACCTCGACAAAGTGGGCCTTGTTCTGCGAGTCCTCCGTGCCTTGAGGATTTTGTACGTCATGCGCCTGGCCAGGCACTCCCTGGGACTACAGACACTGGGGCTAACAGCTCGCAGATGCACACGGGAATTTGGTCTCCTTCTTTTATTCTTGTGTGTGGCCATTGCACTCTTTGCCCCATTGCTGTATCTTATTGAGAATGAAATGTCCAGCTCACACGAGTTCACAAGCATACCGGCATGTTACTGGTGGGCTGTTATCACCATGACAACAGTGGGCTACGGCGACATGGTGCCACGAAGTATCCCAGGCCAAGTGGTAGCACTAAGCAGCATTTTAAGCGGCATTCTTCTCATGGCCTTTCCTGTAACCTCcatctttcacactttctctcgctCATATGTGGAGTTAAAGCAAGAACAGCAAAGAGATCAGAGAAGattacaattcattgtcaaatctaAATCACAGATGAACGCTATTTCACAAGAAAACAAGCACTTATTTTCAAATTCCTCTTCAGAACAAGAAGAAAGCTAAATACATTATTTTGAGATGAACAGCAGGTATAAGAAACAATCTTCATTTGTGAAACATGGTGCATTTTCTTTTTGCAGGAAAAGGAATTTAAGTAGCAATCTGATATTTAGAATGACTAGTTCTTCTGAATGTGAAATGTTTTTTGGGAATG contains:
- the kcng1 gene encoding potassium voltage-gated channel subfamily G member 1, translated to MTLLAGDSSDYDYSALSCASDNSFNQTIYSETQPLKGVFYNRAHLVRSQEYHLYGSAFPEDRRHHVIINVGGIKYLLPWTTLDDFPLTRLGQLRFCHNFDEIMKICDDYDVTCNEFFFDRNPGAFRTILTFLRAGKLRLLREMCALSFQEELLYWGIEDGNLEWCCRRRYLQKIEEFAEMNAIEEDLAEGEKLDDFVEPSRCSRFMTQLRDMVENPQSGLPGKIFACLSVIFVTITVVNLSISTMPDLRAEEDRGECSRKCYNIFIVETVCVGWFSLEFVLRFIQARSKFVFLRTPLNIIDIIAILPYYITLLVDTTSVENGKPGGGSSYLDKVGLVLRVLRALRILYVMRLARHSLGLQTLGLTARRCTREFGLLLLFLCVAIALFAPLLYLIENEMSSSHEFTSIPACYWWAVITMTTVGYGDMVPRSIPGQVVALSSILSGILLMAFPVTSIFHTFSRSYVELKQEQQRDQRRLQFIVKSKSQMNAISQENKHLFSNSSSEQEES